In Oncorhynchus kisutch isolate 150728-3 linkage group LG5, Okis_V2, whole genome shotgun sequence, a genomic segment contains:
- the prok2 gene encoding toxin MIT1 encodes MRFSCSLLFCLLLVSHGSSAVITGACVKDLQCGEGMCCAVSLWIRSLRMCAPIGQKGDECHPMSHKVPFIGTRLHHTCPCVPHLACITTSEGKSKCLSPYNYSDYYL; translated from the exons ATGCGGTTCAGCTGCTCCCTGCTATTCTGCCTACTGCTTGTGTCCCATGGGTCCTCAGCAGTCATCACAGGG GCCTGTGTGAAGGACTTGCAGTGTGGAGAGGGGATGTGCTGTGCGGTCAGTCTGTGGATCAGGAGCCTAAGGATGTGTGCCCCTATAGGACAGAAGGGAGACGAGTGCCACCCCATGAGTCACAAG GTTCCCTTCATTGGCACAAGACTACATCACACATGTCCATGTGTGCCACATTTGGCATGCATCACCACATCAGAGGGCAAATCAAAATGTCTTTCACCGTACAACTACTCAGACTACTACCTCTGA